The stretch of DNA TTAATCACTAAAAACAAAAAAAGTCTATCAAATTGATTGATAGACCTTTAATTGTAATTGTTAAAGTATATTTATTAGATTACTTTTACGTTTACGGCGTTTAATCCTTTTCTACCTTCTTGTAGATCGAATTCTACTGCGTCACCTTCACGAATTTCATCGATAAGTCCTGAAATGTGTACAAAATGTTCTTTGTTGTTGTCGTCTTCTACGATGAATCCAAAACCTTTAGAATCATTGAAAAATTTTACGGTACCTTTACTCATGTTATGTTTTATAAAAAATTAGGTCACAAATATAATATAAATAATAATAGCTTTTTGGTTTAATACAAAAATTTTGTATAAAGTTTGTTTTTATAATTATCGGAGTACCAGTTTTTTAATGATTTCTTTCCCTAATTCCTCGTTAAGCATGTTAATTATTTTTTGTTTACCATAACTTAATTCTTCCCTAAGAACACTAGAGGTCAGCTGTATATAAAGTGTGTCCCGTTCTAAGTTTACCGATGCCGTGTAATTATTTACACCATTACCCATAAGGTTTGCCCATGCATCAGCTACATTAACTTTATTTAAACCTTTTTCTAATTTATTGGTTTCTACAAATTCTTTTAAAGCATCTTGAATGCTAATATGTTCGTTGTTACGTTTTGCCATTAGATCTTGTTATATATTAAGCTGCTTGAAATTTAAAGCCTAAAAATTTCATAAGATTGATGCACCTGCTTTACAGCTGCTTCTGTACGTTCTGCATGAGTGTCGCTTATAAATAGCTGTCCAAAATTTTCATCATCTACTAATTTAATAATTTGAGCGACACGATGTTCGTCCAACTTATCAAAAATATCATCTAGTAATAAAATCGGATTGACACCACTTTGCGCTTTTATAAAATCGAATTGAGCTAGTTTTAGTGCAATTAAAAACGATTTTTGTTGACCTTGACTCCCGAATTTTTTAATAGGATGCCCTTCAATATTAAAATGTAAATCATCTTTATGAATACCAACGCTCGTGTATTGTAACGCTTTGTCTTTATTGATGATATTTTTTAACAGTGTGTTTAAATCAGCTTCAAATAAATCGCTGTGATATTTTAAGTCAACTATTTCACTACCATTACTAATAGCTTCGTAACGCGACTTAAAGATGGGAATAAATTCCTTTAAAAAAGTATCTCGTTTTTCGAAAATACGAGTTCCAAAGTCTGTTAATTGATTGTTGTAAACTTCTAAAGTATCATTATTAAAGGTGTGGTTTAAAGCAAAATATTTTAGTAACGCATTACGTTGAGCCAGTATCTTATTATAGTTTATTAAATGGTTTAAATAGGTTTTATCGCTTTGTGAAATGACACTGTCTATAAATTTTCGTCTGGTATCGCTACCTTCAATAATCAAATCTCTATCGGCTGGCGAAATAATCACTAAAGGTAAAAAACCAATATGTTCGCTAAACTTTTCATAAGCTTTAGCATTGCGTTTAATAACTTTTTTTTTACCTCGTTTTAAGCTAATAATTATTTTTTCAGTTTTATTATCCTTTTCATAATCACCATTAATCACAAAAAAATCTTCGTCATGCTTAATATTTTGTGTTGCCACGGGGTTAAAGTAACTTTTTCCGAAGGATAAATGATAAATAGCATCGAGTACATTGGTTTTTCCAATACCGTTATTACCAACAATGCAATTTATTTTATCATTGAAGGCAAATGATTTACTATCAAAGTTTTTATAATTAAGTAACGAAAGGGATTTTAAAATCATATAATAAGCGACTTAAAGGCTATATTATACCAATTAAACTTCAAAATGACGAATATAATTCATTTCTTTTTTACTTAAATTTCTTCAAAAACAGAACCATAACTTCAGCTATGCTTAAGGTTTTTGACTTATTTAAGCAAAAAATAATTCAAATTATTTATGTGTTATTTTGAAATTCAATTGGTATTTGTTGCTAAACTCTTTAAAAAGAAGTGCAAATTATTGAAAAATATCAAATAAATACCCTTTTAGTTATGAAGAAAAATTATATTTTTGCGGCGCATTAATATAGATAGAATACATGGCGACTTATAATAAAAGAGGATACAAACCAAAAAATAAAGTAGAGAAAGAACAAAACATCGAAACAGACTCTACTACAGCAGAAGTTTTTAATACACTCGATGAGACTGCTTCAAAAACAGAAGCGTTTGTTGAAAAGAACCAGAAATATATTTTTGTAATCATAGGACTTGTTGCATTAATTGTTTTAGGCTCTTTAGCATACAAGGAGTTTATAGCAAAACCTAAGCAAATGTCTGCTATGAACGATATGTTTCAAGCACAAAAATATTTTGATCAAGCAGTTACTGGTGTTGAAAAAGACTCATTGTACAATTTGGCTTTAAATGGCGGAGAAGGAAAGTTTGGTATGCTAGACGTTATTGAAGAGTATAGTGGTACACCGTCGGCTAACTTAGCTAGTTATTACGCTGGAACTGCATATTTAAGATTAAAAGATTATAAAAAAGCAGTTGAGCATTTAGAAAATTTCAAAAGCGATGACGAAATATTAGCACCTATAGCAAAAGGAAATATTGGTGATGCTTTTGTACAATTAAATCAGCCAAATGAAGCTTTAGGGTATTATGAGCAAGCTGCTGAAATGCGCAATAACGAATATACGACACCCATGTATTTATTTAAAGCGGGAACTGTTGCCTTAGATTTAGGAAAGGCGGATAAAGCATTGGCTAATTTTAAAAGAGTTAAAGAAGAATACCCAAATTCAACAGAGGCGTCTAAAGTAGATGTGTTTATAGGTAAAGCTCAAGTATTGGCAAGCAAGTAATATGGCTACGGCAAATAAAAATTTATCCGATTACGATAAAACGACAATCCCAAACGCGAATAAATTTCGGTTTGGGATTGTTGTTTCTGAGTGGAACGAGACTGTTACCGAAGGGCTTTATGAAGGTGCTTATAATACTTTGATAGAAAATGGGGTGTTGCCAAATAGCATCATTAGATGGGATGTGCCCGGTAGTTATGAACTTATCTATGGTTGTAAAAAAATGCAGGAGCAAATGGTAAATGCCGTTATTGCTATTGGTAGTGTCATTCAAGGCGAAACAAAGCATTTCGATTTTGTCTGTGAAGCAGTGTCCCAAGGTATAAAGGACTTAAATGTAACACGAGAAACACCTGTGATATTTTGCGTACTAACAGATAACAATATGCAACAAGCTATAGATCGTTCTGGCGGTAAACATGGGAATAAAGGTACAGAAGCAGCTATTGCCGCTATTAAAATGGCTGAATTGCGTAAGAACAGCTAGTTTTCAGTAAGCAGTAAACAGTAAGCAGTGTTCGGTAAACAGTATTTGGTCGCAGTATTCAGTAAACAGTATTCAGTAATTAATTCTCAGTATAAAGCAAATTCAAAAATCGTTAATCGTCAATCGTTATTCTAAAATCGATTTGTTTTTGTTAACAATTTTTGACATCTCAACTTCTGTTTTCTCCCTATTTTTAAGTATTTTTGATAAACTTGTCTTAAACCATTAAGGTTAAGATTAGTTGATTATTAAGAGCATTATAGATTTTGTTTAAACAACGTAAAAATAGAACCTTTCAATATCGACCTAGATTTTTCAAGGAGAATCAAACCGATTTGGATTCAGATAATAAATCTGACACTAGAGATTTTATTTCCAAATGGCGACGACAAAGTGAGAATAAGATAAAAGTTAAGGGAGCTTTACCGGTAAAAACTTTAATTTTGGCTTTGGTATTATTATTGCTTTGTATGTATTTGTTAGAAAAGAAATACATGTAACCTAAAAGCTTAGAAATTATGGGAATTTTAAAACTACGGAAAAACAAAAAGTTTAGCTACACACCTCGTTATTTTGATGATAAAGGTGAAGGAAACCCTTTTGAAATTAAGCATAAATTTGACGAGCACAGAACAACGGTTGGTAGTAATAAAGGTTTAAAAACAAAACTTAATAATGCTTTAGATGATTTAAAAAATAATCCAGACAAAGAGGTTAACAAACGTGTTTTAATAATTGTTGCTATTCTTGTTTTAATATTTCTTTTTATCATCGATTTCGATTTATCTATATTCTTTTCTAAGTAATACATGGCAGACATTATCCAGCTTTTACCAGATCATGTAGCTAATCAAATAGCTGCAGGAGAAGTTGTACAACGTCCAGCATCTGTTGTAAAGGAGTTGCTTGAAAATGCGATTGATGCAGGAGCATCAACCATTAAACTTATTATAAAAGACGCTGGAAAAACATTAGTTCAAGTTATTGATGATGGAAAGGGGATGAGTGCTACCGATGCTCGTTTAAGCTTTGAGCGTCATGCCACTTCTAAAATTCGCACTGCCGATGATTTATTTCAATTGGATACAAAAGGATTCCGTGGAGAAGCTTTAGCAAGCATAGCGGCCATTGCGCATGTTGAATTGAAAACGAAGCAAGAACAAGAAGATGTTGGTACTACTATTGTAATTGAGGGTAGTAATGTGGTATCCCAAGAAGTGGTAGTCACACCTAAAGGCACATCAATTTCTGTAAAAAACCTTTTTTTTAATATTCCTGCGCGACGCAATTTTTTAAAGTCAAATACGGTTGAATTGAGACATGTTATTGATGAATTTCATCGCGTGGCATTAGCGCATCCTAATATTAGTTTTGCTTTGTATAACAATGGAAGCGAATCTTTTAATTTACCAATTAGTAAATATAGGCAGCGTATTGTAAATGTTTTCGGGAATAAAACCAATGAAAAACTGGTGCCTGTTGAAGAAAATACAGAGGTTCTTGAAATTTCGGGATTTGTTGGTAAGCCGGAATTTGCTAAGAAAACGAGAGGCGAGCAGTATTTTTTTGTAAACAATCGCTTTATTAAAAGTGCCTATTTAAATCATGCTATAGCCTCTGCATTTGATGGTTTATTGAAAAGTGGTACGCATCCAAGCTATTTTTTAAATTTAACGGTAGATCCGCAAACTATCGATATTAATATACATCCAACAAAAACAGAAATTAAGTTTGATGACGAGCATACGCTGTACGCTTTGTTACGTTCTGCAGTAAAACATAGTTTAGGCCAATTTAATATTGCGCCTGTTTTAGATTTTGAGCGAGACCCAAGTCTTGATACACCATATAGTTATAAAAATAATGATACAAGTGTTCCTAAAGTAGAAGTAGATAAAAGTTTTAATCCATTCCAAGAGGAAACAAAAGCCAGAATGACATCTTATAAAAAAGAACCTGTTGCAAATTGGGAAAGTTTATATGTTGGATTAGAATCTAAAGGAACTAAAACACAGCAAGATTTTAGTGAAGTGCATTTTGAAAGCGAGGAATCTACACCTTCCATTTTTGATGATGAAAAACAAATGGAAAATGTAAATACAACGTATCAGCTCCATAATAAATATATTGTCAGTACTATCAAATCGGGTATGTTGGTTATAGATCAACATCGAGCACATCAACGTATTTTATATGAAGAGCTTCTTAAAAATATGACGATAAAAGAAGCGGTAAGCCAGCAATTGTTATTTCCGCTTCAGTTACATTTTTCAACACAAGAAATTACTATTGTAAAGCAGTTGAAAGATGATTTAGAGAATACTGGATTTGTTTTTTCAAGTTTTAATGATGAGTCTCTTGAGATTACAGGTGTTCCGGTATCGGTTCCTGAAAGTGAAGTATCTATTATTTTAGAGCAATTAATTAGTGATGTAGAAAATGAAGTGCCAGATAGTCATTTTAGTGCTACCGATTTATTGGCAAAATCGATGGCGAAAAGTTTAGCTATTAAAACAGGGCAATCATTACAGAAAGATGAACAAGAACATTTGGTAAATAAGCTGTTTGCTTGTAAAGAACCAAATATTTCACCTACTAATAGGTCAACATTTATTACGCTAAGTGTTGATGAGTTAGATAAAAAATTTATATAGATTATGATGAGGATTTCAGAAACTGTTAAACACCTATTAATCATTAATGTGATTATGTTTATTGGTACCTTAGCAGTTGGTCAAGATTTGTTTTTTGATTGGTTTGCGATGCATTTCCCGAAAAGTGATGCTTTTCAATCTTGGCAAATCATTACACACATGTTTATGCATGGTGGCATAACACATATTTTATTTAATATGTTTGCCCTTTGGATGTTTGGTACACCTGTAGAACAGGTTTTAGGCTCCAAGCGGTTTTTGTTTATCTATATTTCTGCTGGACTGGGAGCGGTTGGATTACAAATAGCGTATTATTATTATGATTTTTATCCTTTATTGAATAGCATTTCCGAGTTGGGATTCTCATCGGATATTATTAATAGCATAGTTAACTTTGATATTGTTGATTATAATGTTAACGGTAAAGGTTTTTTTAGTCAAAAAATATTTGAAGATAAGCTTCTTCCGCTTTTTGTTGAGAATAATATAGATAAAAGTTTATTAAATCAAAATTCTTTTAATAGCTTGTATGAAATGAATGTTATTACTAATAACAGTACAATGGTAGGGGCGTCAGGTTGTATTATGGGGATTCTAGCAGCATTTGGTATGATGAACCCCAATGCTGAACTCATGCTGATATTTTTACCAATTCCTATTAAAGCAAAGTATTTTATTCCAGGAATTATTATTTTAGATTTAATTTCTGGTTTAACAGGACAATCCTTTTTTAGCCCTAGTAATACTGCTTACATGGCGCATGTTGGAGGCGCATTAATTGGTTTTTTAATTATGTGGTATTGGAAAAAAACACAGTTTAATAGAAACCGTTGGAATTAATGACTTCGCTCTCTCAAGACATAAAAGATAAATTGTCCAGACTTAATGTGCTAGAAAAAATTATAGCCATTAATGTCATTGTTTTTGTGTTAGGTTTACTTTTAAAATCTAGCTTAGGTTGGTTTGAATTACCAAGTGATTTTTCTGATTTTATAATAAAGCCATGGGCCATTATAACCTATGCTTTTTTGCATTACGATTTTTGGCATCTATTTTTTAATATGCTTTGGCTGTATTTTATAGGGCGTATGTTTTTAAACTTATTTAGCCCTAAAATGGCACTGAATATTTATTTTTTAGGTGCTATGGCTGGAGGTTTATTATATATGTTATGTTACACAGCGTTTCCTAATGTATTTCAATCAAACTCAAGATTGTTAGGAGCTTCGGCTGCTGTGAGGGCTTTATTAATTTTTCTTTGTGCTTACATGCCAAATCAAGAGCTGCGTTTTTTTACATTTAATTTAAAACTGTGGTATGTGGGTGTTGCCATTGTAATAATAGATATCATTGGCGTGTTTTCTGGAATTAATAACCCAACAGGTGGTAATTCCGGTGGTTATTTAGCGCATCTTGGAGGTGTGCTATTAGGCTATTTTTATGCAAAACAATTATTAAAAGGGCAAGATATAGGCAGAGGTTTTGAAAGTATTATGGATGCTGTTTTTAACATGTTTAAAGCAACAAAAAAAGGGCCGTTAAAAACAGTACACAAGAACAAATCGAAAGTTGGAGGATACACTAAATCAGATTTTAAAGAGTTTAATAATCAAAAGAAAATAGACATTATTCTAGATAAGATTAGTAAAAGTGGCTATGATAGCTTAACTGCTGAGGAAAAAGAATTTTTATTTAGAGCGGGAAAATAGTTTTATACCAGTTCTTGTTTGATATTATCGTAAAATAAAATGATGATTTTTTGCTTTATACGAAACATGAAAATAAGCCATAGCTATAGTTACGGCTCCTTTTTATGCTGAAGTAGAGAGGAGAAAAGGGCGTTTTATTACGGTAATATCACATGAGAAATGGTATTATCAAAAGGGATGAGAGAAGATAGTAATGAATAATCGCGTATTTGGGAGAAGAAATTCACTCGTTAATCGAAAAATTCTTACAAATTGAAATTTATAATTTATCTTCTCAGCTATTATTAAAAACTTCTGGTTTGGAGGTTTTAAATATTTTGGGGGCATGGATCAGCTTAATCCAGAACAAAATTAATCATCAGATATTCTATTTCAAATTTTCTACTAGAGCCTGTAACATGTTTACATGAAACTAATCGAAAATTCGAAATAGAATTCTGTTTATCGATGGATGCTCTTCAAGCAATAATATGAAAAAATTAAGTTTTATAAATAAAATTATCTATATCATAAATGTCATTGTGGCACTTTTGCTACTGTTTTCATTTGCTTTACCATTTTTGCCGCCAAAAACATTTTCCTTATTATCGGTACTTAATCTAGGAGTCTCGTTTTTAATAGTTATTAACGTATTGTTCTTTTTATATTGGCTGGTGAGGCTCAAAAAACAGTTAATATTATCATTATTTGTGCTTTTTATTGGATACATTTCTTTTGGTTCTTTATATAAATTTTCTTCCTCAAAAAATATTGATAGCCCCAATAATATCAAGATTATGAATTACAATGTCAGATTGTTTAATCTCTATGATTGGATTCCTGAAAAAAATATAGAAAACAAAATTGTCGATTTTATCAAGACAGAGGCTCCGGAAATTTTAAGTATTCAAGAATATCACCCTCATAAAAATATCGATCTTTCTTTTTTTAAGTATAAATATGAGAAGCTTTCAGGGGGGAAAACAAAATACGGACAAGCTATTTTTTCACAGTATCCCATTGTAAATTCTGGATCTATCGAATTTCCTGATACAGGTAATAATGCCATTTTTGCTGATATTTTAAAAGGGAGTGATACGATTAGGGTTTATAATATCCATTTAGAATCGTTACATATAGGTGCCAATGTTGAAACTCTTAAAAAAGAAGATTCTGAACGTCTTTTTAAGCGTATTGGGGCGACATTTAAGATGCAACAGTTTCAAACGGAGTTATTTTTAATGCATAAAAAACAATGTACATATAAAATGATTATTTGCGGTGATTTTAATAATACCGCATTCTCGTATGTATATAGAAAAATTAAAGGTGATTTAAATGATACGTTTAAAGAAGCTGGAAACGGATTTGGACGTACTTACGATTTTAAATTTTTTCCTGTGCAAATTGATTTTATTTTTGCCGATGAAGCATTTGCTATAAACGATTTTAAAGCTTATAATGAGCACTATTCTGACCATTACCCCATTATGACAACTTTGGGTTTGACTCCTTAGTATTTAGTGTTCAGTATTCAGTTGCAGTGTTCAGTCTCAGTATGCAGTCAGTTTAAGGAAGTCAGGAGCTATCTATTATTTAACTGTTTCAAAAGCTTGGCGTCTTTGAGCCTTTGCGAGAAAAAGGTATTTAGTCTACAGTATGCGATTGCCACAAAATTATTAACGTTATTTGAAAGTTTATTTGGTATTACATAAACGAACAATCCGCTACATCAGCCATAATATGAATTACCAGCCCTAAGCCAATTAAACGTGTTTTTTTTGGAAATAGAAGGATAAGGTACAATGCTATGGCGTAATAGGAATGAAGTGGATGAAAATTAATACTACACCTGTTAGGGTCAAAGATTGGGTTTGCGAGTAGATGATCTAAATCTATCCACATACCGGAAAGCATAATTATAAAAGCTAGTTTCCAATGGGGTTTGTACCAAATTAAAGCAACTAACAAGGGCATTAAAAAATGGCACCCATAATGAACAATAGTTTGTAGCATTACTGTGTTATTATGGTTTGAGACTCTAAATAATTTAGCGCATTAGGGCCTTCATTAAAGAGCAGATCTAAAATACTTAAGTTAGATATAAAACCATGTTTGTTACTAAACACCTGAGTGTAGGTGTCAAAATGCTGAAAGGGCTCTTTTTTTGCATTTACTAAATGCCTGAAGTCCGTTTTGTCTTCTACCGTTTTTTGATAAGTTTCAGATTTTGAAGTATTCAATTCTAATTGTAAACAACTATAAATGGCTTCAAGACATTTAAAGTTATAGTCTAAAATATAGTCTACCTTTGTGTTAAATAAAGGTTGAAGTTCATCTTCGTAATATTCAAAAAAAGGTGATGTTCTATATGCAGAAAGTAGCGACTTCCAATGTAGATTTTGCCATTTTTCTTCATTAAAAATTTTTACATCACGATATTTTTGACGGTTCTTTTGCGAATGAATTACCGGGATATTTAAAGCAAGTTTACCATTAGCTCCATATATATAGGTACGGTTTCTGTAGGTTTGCTTTAGGAAATTGTCATCAACTTCAAAGATAACCTCCTCAGCTTTTGCCATAGCAACAAAATAAGCTATGTTGGGGAAGTATGTTGGATGTATGATAATGTTCATTGCTATGTCATTCCTGCGAAGGCAGGAATCTTATAAATTGAAACTTTATTTTATTAGTGGATTCCTGCCTTCGCAGGAATGACAAAAAACAAATTAACCATTTTTCTTACGTGCTCGCCATTTATTAAGCCCAATCCATCCAAATAATAAAATAAGAAATGGAATAAAATAAGAGGTTGCCTTACCACTTCCACTTACAGTTGTAAAGAAACGTTCCCAGCGTGGGTTTTTTATACCATCCCAACTCATCCAAATGAATACTGGCTTACCGACAACATGGTCAAAAGGTACAAAGCCCCAGGCGCGAGCATCAATAGAGTTATGACGATTGTCACCCATCATCCAATAATAATTTTGTTTGAAAGTATATGTGGTAGCAACTTCTCCGTTAATTAAAATCTGATTTCCGTTTACTTGTAACTCATTACCCTCGTATTCGGTAATGACGCGTTTGTATAATGGTAAAACTTCTAAATTTATGTCAATCGTTTTTCCTTCTTCGGGTATATATAGAGGACCAAAGAAATCAACGTTCCATTTATAATTTGGATCATGTGGAAAAATACTTGGATCTCTTACACCCTTTTCCTTCTTAACGGGAGTTATACTGGCAACATTTGGGTGGTTTTTGAACTTCGCTAAGGCTTCATCTGAAATGGCCGAAAAGTAGTAGGTGTTTTGTTGGTTTACTATGCCAAAACCATCCGTTATATCATAACGTTCTTTGAGATATTTTGGGTTAAATTGATTCGTTTTAGGTTGTACATGATAGCTAAACTGCAAATGTGCTCTATCTGGTAACACATTTTGTTTTCCGTTTATATATACATAGCCATTTCGAACTTCTAATGAATCACCGGCAATGGCAACACATCGTTTTACCAAATTGGTTTTCTTGTCAATAGGTTTATAATAGTTTCGATCTGGATGAAAATCATTCATATTCAGCAATGTATCTGCTGGTTGATTAAAAACGACTATTTCATTTCTGTCTATTTTTTCAAAACCAGGAAGTCTTAAATAAGGTAATTGTAATTTATTTACCCAAGAGGTTTTTCTTTCTTCAAAATGATCATTAAAGAGGTATGATTTTGTTCCCAATTTTGGAATAGTATCATGTACCATAGGAGCTCCAACAGTTGTCATAGGGATCCTGGCTCCATAATGAAATTTGCTTACAAA from Flavivirga spongiicola encodes:
- a CDS encoding DUF721 domain-containing protein; amino-acid sequence: MAKRNNEHISIQDALKEFVETNKLEKGLNKVNVADAWANLMGNGVNNYTASVNLERDTLYIQLTSSVLREELSYGKQKIINMLNEELGKEIIKKLVLR
- a CDS encoding WbqC family protein — its product is MNIIIHPTYFPNIAYFVAMAKAEEVIFEVDDNFLKQTYRNRTYIYGANGKLALNIPVIHSQKNRQKYRDVKIFNEEKWQNLHWKSLLSAYRTSPFFEYYEDELQPLFNTKVDYILDYNFKCLEAIYSCLQLELNTSKSETYQKTVEDKTDFRHLVNAKKEPFQHFDTYTQVFSNKHGFISNLSILDLLFNEGPNALNYLESQTIITQ
- a CDS encoding rhomboid family protein, with the protein product MTSLSQDIKDKLSRLNVLEKIIAINVIVFVLGLLLKSSLGWFELPSDFSDFIIKPWAIITYAFLHYDFWHLFFNMLWLYFIGRMFLNLFSPKMALNIYFLGAMAGGLLYMLCYTAFPNVFQSNSRLLGASAAVRALLIFLCAYMPNQELRFFTFNLKLWYVGVAIVIIDIIGVFSGINNPTGGNSGGYLAHLGGVLLGYFYAKQLLKGQDIGRGFESIMDAVFNMFKATKKGPLKTVHKNKSKVGGYTKSDFKEFNNQKKIDIILDKISKSGYDSLTAEEKEFLFRAGK
- the lepB gene encoding signal peptidase I, whose product is MTLTQWFIFILIIQVIHGLGTWKLYIKAGRQAWEAFVPVYNGIILIKILSRPWWWIILLFLPIVNLIMFPVVWVETARSFDKNMPIDTFLAIATLGFYNYYLNYATDVSYVENRSLQPKTSGGDWVSSILFAIVAATIVHTYFIQPFTIPSSSLEKSLLVGDFLFVSKFHYGARIPMTTVGAPMVHDTIPKLGTKSYLFNDHFEERKTSWVNKLQLPYLRLPGFEKIDRNEIVVFNQPADTLLNMNDFHPDRNYYKPIDKKTNLVKRCVAIAGDSLEVRNGYVYINGKQNVLPDRAHLQFSYHVQPKTNQFNPKYLKERYDITDGFGIVNQQNTYYFSAISDEALAKFKNHPNVASITPVKKEKGVRDPSIFPHDPNYKWNVDFFGPLYIPEEGKTIDINLEVLPLYKRVITEYEGNELQVNGNQILINGEVATTYTFKQNYYWMMGDNRHNSIDARAWGFVPFDHVVGKPVFIWMSWDGIKNPRWERFFTTVSGSGKATSYFIPFLILLFGWIGLNKWRARKKNG
- a CDS encoding rhomboid family intramembrane serine protease — its product is MMRISETVKHLLIINVIMFIGTLAVGQDLFFDWFAMHFPKSDAFQSWQIITHMFMHGGITHILFNMFALWMFGTPVEQVLGSKRFLFIYISAGLGAVGLQIAYYYYDFYPLLNSISELGFSSDIINSIVNFDIVDYNVNGKGFFSQKIFEDKLLPLFVENNIDKSLLNQNSFNSLYEMNVITNNSTMVGASGCIMGILAAFGMMNPNAELMLIFLPIPIKAKYFIPGIIILDLISGLTGQSFFSPSNTAYMAHVGGALIGFLIMWYWKKTQFNRNRWN
- a CDS encoding DUF6122 family protein codes for the protein MLQTIVHYGCHFLMPLLVALIWYKPHWKLAFIIMLSGMWIDLDHLLANPIFDPNRCSINFHPLHSYYAIALYLILLFPKKTRLIGLGLVIHIMADVADCSFM
- a CDS encoding riboflavin synthase subunit beta, producing MGILKLRKNKKFSYTPRYFDDKGEGNPFEIKHKFDEHRTTVGSNKGLKTKLNNALDDLKNNPDKEVNKRVLIIVAILVLIFLFIIDFDLSIFFSK
- the ribH gene encoding 6,7-dimethyl-8-ribityllumazine synthase: MATANKNLSDYDKTTIPNANKFRFGIVVSEWNETVTEGLYEGAYNTLIENGVLPNSIIRWDVPGSYELIYGCKKMQEQMVNAVIAIGSVIQGETKHFDFVCEAVSQGIKDLNVTRETPVIFCVLTDNNMQQAIDRSGGKHGNKGTEAAIAAIKMAELRKNS
- the mutL gene encoding DNA mismatch repair endonuclease MutL; translated protein: MADIIQLLPDHVANQIAAGEVVQRPASVVKELLENAIDAGASTIKLIIKDAGKTLVQVIDDGKGMSATDARLSFERHATSKIRTADDLFQLDTKGFRGEALASIAAIAHVELKTKQEQEDVGTTIVIEGSNVVSQEVVVTPKGTSISVKNLFFNIPARRNFLKSNTVELRHVIDEFHRVALAHPNISFALYNNGSESFNLPISKYRQRIVNVFGNKTNEKLVPVEENTEVLEISGFVGKPEFAKKTRGEQYFFVNNRFIKSAYLNHAIASAFDGLLKSGTHPSYFLNLTVDPQTIDINIHPTKTEIKFDDEHTLYALLRSAVKHSLGQFNIAPVLDFERDPSLDTPYSYKNNDTSVPKVEVDKSFNPFQEETKARMTSYKKEPVANWESLYVGLESKGTKTQQDFSEVHFESEESTPSIFDDEKQMENVNTTYQLHNKYIVSTIKSGMLVIDQHRAHQRILYEELLKNMTIKEAVSQQLLFPLQLHFSTQEITIVKQLKDDLENTGFVFSSFNDESLEITGVPVSVPESEVSIILEQLISDVENEVPDSHFSATDLLAKSMAKSLAIKTGQSLQKDEQEHLVNKLFACKEPNISPTNRSTFITLSVDELDKKFI
- a CDS encoding endonuclease/exonuclease/phosphatase family protein, with the protein product MNYNVRLFNLYDWIPEKNIENKIVDFIKTEAPEILSIQEYHPHKNIDLSFFKYKYEKLSGGKTKYGQAIFSQYPIVNSGSIEFPDTGNNAIFADILKGSDTIRVYNIHLESLHIGANVETLKKEDSERLFKRIGATFKMQQFQTELFLMHKKQCTYKMIICGDFNNTAFSYVYRKIKGDLNDTFKEAGNGFGRTYDFKFFPVQIDFIFADEAFAINDFKAYNEHYSDHYPIMTTLGLTP
- the recF gene encoding DNA replication/repair protein RecF (All proteins in this family for which functions are known are DNA-binding proteins that assist the filamentation of RecA onto DNA for the initiation of recombination or recombinational repair.); protein product: MILKSLSLLNYKNFDSKSFAFNDKINCIVGNNGIGKTNVLDAIYHLSFGKSYFNPVATQNIKHDEDFFVINGDYEKDNKTEKIIISLKRGKKKVIKRNAKAYEKFSEHIGFLPLVIISPADRDLIIEGSDTRRKFIDSVISQSDKTYLNHLINYNKILAQRNALLKYFALNHTFNNDTLEVYNNQLTDFGTRIFEKRDTFLKEFIPIFKSRYEAISNGSEIVDLKYHSDLFEADLNTLLKNIINKDKALQYTSVGIHKDDLHFNIEGHPIKKFGSQGQQKSFLIALKLAQFDFIKAQSGVNPILLLDDIFDKLDEHRVAQIIKLVDDENFGQLFISDTHAERTEAAVKQVHQSYEIFRL
- a CDS encoding cold-shock protein, whose translation is MSKGTVKFFNDSKGFGFIVEDDNNKEHFVHISGLIDEIREGDAVEFDLQEGRKGLNAVNVKVI
- a CDS encoding tetratricopeptide repeat protein; translation: MATYNKRGYKPKNKVEKEQNIETDSTTAEVFNTLDETASKTEAFVEKNQKYIFVIIGLVALIVLGSLAYKEFIAKPKQMSAMNDMFQAQKYFDQAVTGVEKDSLYNLALNGGEGKFGMLDVIEEYSGTPSANLASYYAGTAYLRLKDYKKAVEHLENFKSDDEILAPIAKGNIGDAFVQLNQPNEALGYYEQAAEMRNNEYTTPMYLFKAGTVALDLGKADKALANFKRVKEEYPNSTEASKVDVFIGKAQVLASK